The genomic window CCATATTTTTAATGTCATGCGCTTCCTTGACCCTCTAAATCAGGCGCACCTATAATTGTGTCCCAAATTGAAGGAATCCGTCATCCTCGCAGCATCGGACCAATAAACGCATGACCTCGCCGAACTTGCTTCAGACGTTAGATGACCTACGCCAAAAAGGCCTGAGAGAACTGGAAGGCGCGACCAGCGTTGAGGGGTTGGAGGCGTGGCGGGTGGCGTACCTGGGGCGTCGAGGGGAGTTGACGGCGATCTTGCGGAACTTGAAGGACGTGCCGACGGAGGAACGCCGTGAGGTGGGGGCCAGGGCGAATTTGGTGAAGGGTGCGCTGGAGGAGGCGCTGTCGCAGGCGGAGGAGCGGCTGAAGGCGGGGCGAATGGCAGGGCTGGCGTCGGAGGAGCGGATAGACGTGACGCGGCCAGGGCGGCCAGTGGCGATGGGTAGATACCATCCGCTGACCCGGATGGTTCGGGAGATATGCGACGCGTTTACCGCCATGGGGTTCCAGGTAGTAGAGGGGCCGGAGATAGAGTGGGACAAGTACAACTTTGAGATGCTGAACATCCCTAAGGGTCATCCGGCGAGGGATATGTGGAATACGCTGTGGGTCGATTACAAGGACCAGGCAGGGGCGCAGAGCATGCTGCTTCGGACGCACACGTCGCCGATGCAGGCGCGGGTGATGGAGGGTTCGGGGGGCGCGCCGGTTCGAGTGGTGGTGCCGGGGAAGGTATATCGATATGAGGCGACGGACGCCACCCACGAATGGCACTTCCACCAGGTGGAGGGGCTGGCGGTGGACGAGGGGATAACCTTTGC from SAR202 cluster bacterium includes these protein-coding regions:
- the pheS gene encoding phenylalanine--tRNA ligase subunit alpha, encoding MTSPNLLQTLDDLRQKGLRELEGATSVEGLEAWRVAYLGRRGELTAILRNLKDVPTEERREVGARANLVKGALEEALSQAEERLKAGRMAGLASEERIDVTRPGRPVAMGRYHPLTRMVREICDAFTAMGFQVVEGPEIEWDKYNFEMLNIPKGHPARDMWNTLWVDYKDQAGAQSMLLRTHTSPMQARVMEGSGGAPVRVVVPGKVYRYEATDATHEWHFHQVEGLAVDEGITFANMKGTLYEFARRIFGAERKVRFRCDYFPFVEPGVDMSIDCFACQGRDPKCRICRGSGWLEIMGAGMVHPRVLEMAGYDPGRYTGFAFGMGPERIAMLKHGIEDIRLFYGNDLRYLRQF